The DNA window TAATTGATGTCATACATTTGAAAACCCATGAAAGAGGATGCCAAAACCTTATCAATGATACAACTTGGAAGACCACAGCTTACCAGAACATTCTAATCATATACTCCACTACAGAATAACACCAATCTGCCATGGTTTCACTGCCTTTGGTTACTTATTAAtcagcaaattaattaatctcgcATTCACTTCCACGACCAAACCACTTGCTACTCACCACTTAATCTGCTTTACACTACGCTTCACTTGTACTACCATGCTTTCCTTACCTTCTCTCCAACCCCTCTTTGCTGTCTATCCTGCCGGCCTCGCGGTGACatggacgccggcgccgcgaagccgcgggcgcggcgcctccgcgtcgcgctcCTCGCCTGCGGCATtgcgtccgccgccgtcgccgcggtcCTGCTCGCCGTGACGCTGACCGTCTTCCGCGTCCGCGAGCCCGTGATGACGATGAACGCCATCTCCGTGAAGGGCTTCGggggggccgccgccgcggcgcccacgccgggaggtggagggtcgccgccgctgctgcttaCCGTGGTGGCGGACGTGTCGGTGAAGAACCCGAACGCGGCGTCGCTGCGGTACCGCGGCAGCGAGACGGCGGTGTACTACCGCGCGGCGAGggtgggcggcgccgagggCCCGCCGGGCACGGCGCGCGCCCGGCGCACGGTGCGGCTGAACGTGACGGtggacgtcgccgtcggcgcgcTCCTGGGCGACCCGGGCTTCCTCGGCGACGTCGCGGCGGGCGCCGTCGCGGTGACCACGGCCACGACGGTGCGCGGGCGCGTCGCGGTGCTCGGCGGCGTGGTGCGCCGGCGCGTGGTGCTGGAGATGAACTGCACGGCgaccatcgccgtcgccgacatGTCCATCCGCAACCAGAGCTGCCTGCACCGCGTCTGGTTGTGACATCGTCCACTAGGAGCACATTTACTTCCGGTAAATTGTTCATaaaaattgttatttacgcATGACAAACATCAGCCAGTAATCCACTCTTTAATGAATAATAGCTGCAATGAATTCTTTTTTCAACGTATGCAAAATAGTTGGATTAAATCAATCAGAAATtcgtctcaaaaaaaaaatcaatctgaGACTAACGATACACACATTGAACTATGCACGAGAGGTCGATTACATTTTGTCCGTCAGTTCTTTTGAAGATGCTAATAGGGTGAGTGTACGATTACGTATATAAGCCAAGGATATAAGGGTTACACCAAACAATATTCTTTTCGTTATATCGgtgttcagtttttttaattttgaatggtTTGAATTCTCGTTTCGTTTATGATTGGTTGCAGAATTATTGATGCGATGAGAATTACGAGAAACTGAGTATCAATCCttatattacaaataaaatttagatacta is part of the Oryza brachyantha chromosome 2, ObraRS2, whole genome shotgun sequence genome and encodes:
- the LOC121053641 gene encoding uncharacterized protein LOC121053641, with product MDAGAAKPRARRLRVALLACGIASAAVAAVLLAVTLTVFRVREPVMTMNAISVKGFGGAAAAAPTPGGGGSPPLLLTVVADVSVKNPNAASLRYRGSETAVYYRAARVGGAEGPPGTARARRTVRLNVTVDVAVGALLGDPGFLGDVAAGAVAVTTATTVRGRVAVLGGVVRRRVVLEMNCTATIAVADMSIRNQSCLHRVWL